A region of alpha proteobacterium U9-1i DNA encodes the following proteins:
- a CDS encoding ATPase of MoxR family (FIG017823), translating to MSNFAGFGDENAARALVGEAEAAGETLARVRAEIAKAVFGQERVIELVLAAVLAGGHVLLVGAPGLAKTRLVEAMAQVLGLPWARVQFTPDLMPADILGSEVLDQDEQGRRHFRFVKGPIFTSLLMADEINRASPRTQSALLQAMQEKHVTVAGHPYDVPAPFHVLATQNPIEHEGAYPLPEAQLDRFLLQVDVPYPDAEIERKILIETTGLEDARPAAVLNADGLMRLQHLVRSMPVGEKVLASILELVRSARPGSSHDPRVNQHVAWGPGPRAGQSLMLAVRARALLRGRLAPAIDDVAALARPALVHRMQLSFGARAEGLDIDSLVDDLAEKAA from the coding sequence ATGAGCAATTTTGCCGGTTTTGGCGATGAGAACGCCGCCCGCGCCCTGGTCGGTGAAGCGGAGGCCGCGGGGGAAACCCTGGCGCGCGTCCGCGCCGAAATCGCCAAGGCGGTATTCGGCCAGGAGCGGGTGATTGAATTGGTGCTCGCGGCTGTGCTCGCCGGCGGGCACGTGCTGCTGGTCGGCGCGCCGGGCTTGGCCAAGACGCGGCTTGTCGAAGCGATGGCGCAGGTGCTCGGCCTGCCGTGGGCGCGCGTGCAATTCACGCCGGATTTGATGCCAGCGGATATTCTGGGCTCCGAGGTGCTGGATCAGGACGAGCAAGGCCGGCGGCATTTCCGTTTCGTCAAAGGCCCGATCTTCACCAGCTTGCTGATGGCCGACGAAATCAATCGCGCGTCGCCACGCACGCAATCGGCGCTGTTGCAGGCCATGCAGGAAAAGCACGTGACCGTCGCGGGCCACCCCTACGACGTGCCGGCGCCGTTCCACGTACTGGCCACGCAGAACCCGATCGAACACGAAGGCGCTTACCCGCTGCCGGAAGCGCAGCTCGATCGCTTCTTGCTGCAAGTCGACGTGCCGTATCCCGATGCGGAAATCGAACGTAAGATTCTGATCGAGACGACGGGACTGGAAGATGCGCGTCCTGCGGCTGTGTTGAACGCCGACGGCCTGATGCGCTTGCAACACCTCGTGCGTTCGATGCCGGTTGGCGAAAAAGTCCTCGCGAGCATTCTCGAACTGGTGCGCTCCGCACGGCCGGGCTCAAGTCACGATCCGCGCGTAAACCAACACGTCGCGTGGGGCCCTGGCCCACGCGCTGGGCAATCGCTGATGTTGGCCGTGCGCGCGCGGGCGTTGCTGCGCGGCCGCCTGGCGCCGGCAATCGATGACGTCGCGGCGCTCGCACGGCCAGCGCTCGTCCATCGCATGCAGCTTTCCTTCGGCGCGCGCGCCGAAGGGCTCGATATCGATTCACTCGTGGACGATCTGGCCGAAAAGGCCGCCTAA
- a CDS encoding proteophosphoglycan precursor (FIG003620), producing the protein MSSQENNGLEQLLSALKSQGGTAGITNDRGPPPVDKWNPTYCGEAGFEILRDGTWKHEGARITRESLVRLFASILRKDEDGQTYLVTPVEKIRVDVADAHFLAVRVDKHGWGRDQTLVFTTNVGDVVTAGPANPIRVTIDPESDEPRPYVLVRGRLEARILRAPYYELADWAEFEAGRLGVWSGGAFFPIGA; encoded by the coding sequence ATGTCGTCCCAAGAGAATAATGGCCTGGAGCAATTACTGTCGGCGCTCAAGAGCCAAGGGGGAACCGCCGGAATCACAAACGACCGGGGCCCGCCGCCCGTCGACAAATGGAATCCCACCTATTGCGGCGAAGCCGGCTTTGAAATCCTGCGCGACGGAACTTGGAAGCACGAGGGCGCACGCATCACGCGCGAAAGTCTGGTGAGGCTGTTCGCCTCAATTCTCCGCAAGGACGAAGACGGTCAGACCTACTTGGTGACGCCGGTGGAGAAAATCCGCGTCGATGTCGCCGACGCGCATTTCCTGGCGGTGCGTGTGGACAAGCATGGCTGGGGCCGCGATCAAACTTTGGTGTTCACCACCAATGTGGGCGACGTGGTCACCGCTGGGCCTGCCAACCCGATCCGTGTGACGATCGATCCTGAAAGCGACGAACCGCGTCCTTATGTGCTGGTGCGTGGGCGCTTGGAAGCCCGCATCCTGCGCGCGCCGTATTATGAACTGGCCGATTGGGCTGAGTTTGAAGCGGGGCGCCTGGGCGTATGGAGCGGCGGCGCGTTTTTTCCGATTGGGGCGTAG